From Chloroflexota bacterium, a single genomic window includes:
- a CDS encoding methionine adenosyltransferase, whose translation MSTTFATSPKLYLTSESVTEGHPDKVCDQISDAILDAILAQDPDARVACECSATTGLVVIMGEITTSAYVDMAEIARKTIRDIGYTRAKYGFDADTCGVIVSVKEQSRDIALGVNQALEAKRGEMTDEEIEAIGAGDQGMMIGFACDETPEYMPLTISLAHRLCRRLAEVRKAKILPWLRPDGKSQVTVEYAYGKPKRVDTVVVSAQHDPSITHDEVEAGIMEHVIRAVIPAHMLDDQTKYYVNPTGRFVIGGPMGDSGLTGRKIIVDTYGGVVRHGGGCFSGKDPTKVDRSGAYAARYIAKNIVAAGLADRVEIQVSYAIGVARPLSLMVETFGTGHVPDDKIIELVKKHFDLRPAAIIRDFDLRRPIYRQTAAYGAFGRDDLDLPWERTDKAELLRKEAGL comes from the coding sequence ATGAGCACCACATTCGCCACATCGCCGAAACTGTACCTGACATCGGAATCGGTAACCGAAGGCCACCCCGACAAGGTCTGCGACCAGATTTCCGACGCCATCCTGGACGCCATCCTGGCGCAGGATCCGGACGCGCGCGTGGCCTGCGAGTGCAGCGCCACCACGGGCCTGGTGGTCATCATGGGCGAGATCACTACGTCGGCCTACGTGGATATGGCCGAGATCGCCCGCAAGACCATCCGCGACATCGGCTACACCCGCGCCAAGTACGGGTTTGACGCCGACACGTGCGGGGTCATCGTGTCGGTGAAGGAGCAGTCGCGGGACATCGCGCTGGGCGTGAACCAGGCGCTGGAAGCCAAGCGCGGCGAGATGACCGACGAGGAGATTGAGGCCATCGGCGCGGGTGACCAGGGGATGATGATCGGCTTCGCCTGCGACGAGACGCCGGAGTATATGCCGCTGACCATCTCGCTGGCGCACCGCCTGTGCCGCCGCTTGGCCGAGGTGCGCAAGGCGAAGATTCTGCCCTGGCTGCGGCCGGATGGCAAGTCGCAGGTTACGGTGGAGTACGCCTACGGCAAACCCAAGCGGGTGGACACGGTGGTGGTTTCGGCGCAACACGACCCCTCGATTACGCATGACGAGGTGGAGGCAGGCATCATGGAGCACGTCATCCGCGCCGTGATTCCCGCTCACATGTTGGACGACCAGACGAAGTACTATGTCAACCCGACGGGGCGGTTTGTCATCGGTGGGCCGATGGGCGATTCGGGGCTGACGGGGCGCAAGATCATCGTGGACACCTACGGCGGTGTGGTGAGGCACGGCGGCGGGTGCTTCTCGGGCAAGGATCCGACGAAGGTGGACCGTTCGGGGGCCTACGCGGCGCGATACATCGCGAAGAACATCGTTGCGGCGGGCCTGGCCGACCGCGTGGAGATTCAGGTGTCCTACGCCATTGGCGTGGCGCGGCCGCTGTCGCTGATGGTGGAGACCTTCGGCACGGGGCATGTTCCCGACGACAAGATCATAGAACTGGTCAAGAAGCACTTTGACCTGCGTCCGGCGGCCATCATCCGCGACTTTGACCTGCGGCGGCCGATTTACAGGCAGACGGCGGCCTACGGGGCCTTCGGGCGCGACGATCTGGACCTGCCCTGGGAGCGCACCGACAAGGCGGAGTTGCTGCGGAAGGAGGCGGGGCTGTAG
- a CDS encoding peptidylprolyl isomerase produces the protein MNKKTLALGLALALALLLAACGGKATPAPTDTPVPTATPTPEPIPSVGGVDVAMQLVNTPTGPNVAVVNGVAIASELYMGELERQLIYITEQYALDWSDPQIQTYLPQIEQQTYWQLINLELARQLATTEGIVISDDALAQEIESTRQSILSSGIYTDWDNFLAVNKITDAYFRDRIRDSMVVDELVKRHGGPTEAEQVHAQHILVADAETAQKVLDELKAGKTFEELAVQYSQDTGSKDSGGDLGWFPRGVMVTAFEEAAFSLAVGEISQPVQTDFGYHIIKVLGKEVRPLDAEMLEQMQEQAFSEWFSAQRDQAKIEELLTWQ, from the coding sequence ATGAACAAGAAGACCCTGGCGCTGGGCCTTGCCCTGGCGCTGGCCCTGTTGCTGGCGGCGTGCGGCGGCAAAGCCACCCCCGCCCCCACCGACACGCCCGTGCCGACCGCGACCCCCACCCCCGAGCCCATTCCCTCCGTCGGCGGCGTGGACGTCGCCATGCAACTGGTGAACACCCCCACCGGCCCGAACGTCGCCGTCGTCAACGGCGTTGCCATCGCGTCCGAACTCTACATGGGCGAACTGGAGCGGCAACTCATCTACATCACCGAGCAGTATGCCCTGGACTGGAGCGACCCGCAGATTCAAACCTACCTGCCCCAGATTGAGCAGCAGACCTACTGGCAACTCATCAACCTGGAACTGGCGCGCCAACTGGCGACGACCGAGGGCATTGTCATCAGCGACGACGCCCTCGCCCAGGAGATTGAGTCCACGCGCCAGTCCATCCTGTCCAGCGGCATCTACACCGACTGGGACAACTTCCTGGCCGTCAACAAGATCACCGACGCCTACTTCCGCGACCGCATCCGCGATTCTATGGTGGTGGACGAACTGGTGAAGCGCCACGGCGGCCCCACCGAAGCCGAACAGGTGCACGCGCAGCACATCCTCGTCGCCGACGCCGAGACCGCCCAGAAGGTGCTGGACGAACTCAAGGCCGGCAAGACGTTTGAGGAACTCGCCGTGCAGTATTCGCAGGACACCGGCTCCAAGGATTCGGGCGGCGACCTGGGATGGTTCCCGCGCGGGGTGATGGTAACCGCCTTTGAGGAGGCCGCGTTCTCCCTGGCCGTGGGCGAGATCAGCCAGCCCGTGCAGACCGATTTCGGCTATCACATCATCAAGGTCCTGGGCAAGGAAGTGCGCCCGCTGGACGCCGAGATGCTGGAACAGATGCAGGAGCAGGCCTTCAGCGAGTGGTTCTCGGCCCAGCGCGACCAGGCCAAGATTGAGGAACTGCTGACCTGGCAGTAG
- the avd gene encoding diversity-generating retroelement protein Avd has product MTQSPIFSKTYDLLAWLIPATVKFPREHRFVLARAVQETALRFQERLIEAGLARGKIRQQALADADVDLTKLRFYLRLCQDLEIITPRQYKHVAEMVTEVGNLLGGWRRSIQEA; this is encoded by the coding sequence ATGACACAGTCGCCAATCTTCTCCAAGACGTATGACTTGCTCGCCTGGTTGATCCCAGCCACCGTCAAGTTTCCGCGGGAGCACAGGTTTGTCCTTGCCCGAGCCGTGCAGGAGACGGCCCTCCGTTTTCAGGAGCGGCTGATTGAGGCCGGACTTGCAAGAGGAAAAATCCGGCAGCAGGCATTGGCCGATGCAGACGTAGACCTAACCAAACTTCGCTTCTATTTGCGACTTTGCCAGGACTTGGAGATTATCACTCCCCGCCAGTACAAACACGTGGCAGAAATGGTTACAGAGGTGGGGAATCTGCTCGGAGGCTGGCGGCGATCCATCCAGGAAGCGTAA